The following proteins are co-located in the Cutaneotrichosporon cavernicola HIS019 DNA, chromosome: 3 genome:
- a CDS encoding uncharacterized protein (Involved in the initiation of assembly of the COPII coat required for the formation of transport vesicles from the endoplasmic reticulum (ER) and the selection of cargo molecules. Also involved in autophagy), producing the protein MSQQPAPADPAGKAVGSTQGGVASSAPAAGNVLPTPPGQATGASRNKKKKKKRKGAPSISVPADNVRDDDAEDDTGPSAPVTGASETFGAVARAESTFDFSPRLLSPEAEVPTVSETTPAMMGVPAVDTIQGADLFADDGEKAAVLGDTRSDLAPGASADVEAASKISKTVEPISAQFLAGVSTFPSNPANDFEEGAFKSTSGVDTSMDTAVEATGKEHAENMEAGHAPSDKLPSASSEPAGATPQQAAAPPMRSSQPWMPPAESAVEPMIPAGVESIAFEVPTVDDVLDGSTDIAVARTDGVPVPEMPKELGGASALFADEAETEQFLPEGPPLETFPADYPAAALSPGHKQRMRSEAHQQMMPTAEEVVPMVPLEVESIAFEGPTTDDVLDGSTDTVEAQADGVTVPQLPKELGRASALFADEAETEAFLPDGPPLETFTPDYPPVAPTSQPKTDGNSQTSSSTHALFAGDGEYTAFDVGTAGYGEAAQLDLSESKEGVSPRKETGAASSLFVDETGTGAFLPEGDDVPTFEPDYPPVAPSFAASHRATAPTGKDPAPVANARPSEASAVEQTDNKKPIPALPTMSSGQPLLAGEAESIAFDIPTYTDVAEGDVDVGEARQEGVHTPQIPTQLGAASALFADEAETEAFLPEGDDLPTFEPDFPPAVVGWVTEADKLSQSKPSQIPRAQALFAEDEPSSFGIQLSHYEEDVPSTTEASKPAANVSAAALFADDEESEFEIGQPAGDQDKAPVSMDPIPGATSARAVAQPADSSAVGNQFIQSMFSADNAHDWFVDTGIDDTQDLGRADQEKDEPMLDAEELEYDESQVPQGWFDDNGEFQWYTEEERTDVRTSMIADGSLLGKPKAKSSDVFGVVAPPEPPKQATEPEATNPYEPAVYKPPESPTGSYFRQQPTSAAPTSSIITPALAAVSPYAPATSPYAPAAPAGPSAYVPAATSPYAPAQPYGAAAPTAFDPYAPAASSIAGYGTAAYSNTVPAVSQVPKPAPPEAPKRMKSTAYDPPLRQAKSFVGRPKSTAPPAPAYTAPMVSEAPPAPPPGPPKRSQTEHGAASMLSPPMPSMPSLPRSYSAAEPITNPYDPQPVAAYEPASYAATDRSLSPPMQAPPRPSTASAAHPPKPTSFDPPLRPTSSRPPSRHASRPTFQQPPMTSPFPSTEAAPPVPAIPSQYAPPPKGVAPPTAPGVAQQPIIPPPRGPSRGASRSRAGSPKFEKFEAPPPVPAIPAGFSHPPRAASPHAARTPPTATHSPPLRTRTPIGAPPRVTSPLKNELRPDESPKRQAISMLEEFDPEGGAGVWDEGESAWSQPPPVHSTPKGVVHDDSLALTGSPQLGYESVSLVSETDANESMQATDDDTSKTPVARRVENPYALGASHHPMPPNASSVTQAAALARAAASSSPLTPRPPLQRVPSTAYEQPPPLGMPFEPVKPSLPLNPYAPPPAEGYSPYSPPSLQKPPAALTSPKEPVSQYIPGSPKKTTPFPSTRRESTEMPRLRHQHTVSNPYGPSPSHTRDNSVQDPYNPYASSQPANPYSPSAPSQPKTHSRQSSAQEPYNPYAPTSAKTDAYCPATQNKSDTYSPYSPNALQRQDSLSHYGGNDFNPYTQNKVPPPQSLGSFMTSPPVTGSQLPIATGQSAYDPYAPTTFAAPSNDLYSPGLDSFGQRAVSPPQPNYFQSMGPLDPTYVPQQVLEQRPVSEDPLGRCAPDAHNIPLAVFGFGGVLITKFPGTADDSADAPSYGYASHRGLVTIRPVAEVAEISALSTNAVPFPGPLVFDPATTKGAAGDKKRRDAVLLYLSARSEEIERGLPYLKSNASAKRRDEEAKLVMMRILTALVEGDGRLFGTPKAEEALRAALQPPVTVHPVPSLNGLDKKRASAAAPTKSQFQQLSSMVLAGDKKDAALFAANSGLWAHALVLSSAVGPDLWHDIVSRFSKAELSHDPETAGLQSAYSIFGGITPETIDDLFTAANITGDPSADRWREVVAGVLFNSKPTDLVCFDDLGARFQRAGLANAAHVCFLLSPNSPFSDMSPTANERLVKLVDNARDEDGAIFAEIAEYARSLVPTPKGAEAPHASLLQLMPIKLARAWRAAELGEIEQAKRYCEAIEASARPTKHSRLMIPRHVAASMEDLLERLTGEPSASPAKGLSMRKSNKSLGSWIEGRLTKFIAGEEEQPAAKLVPEPKEGIPVGPFSHFASISPGPSAAPSADASRAGSHVEPDYPPTASSYDSTYQPETSSYQPWGEEDSSTPHADDSELINPMANMSLGPGPVPQDDYKPVPKPAAFDEDEDDMGFGNSSLSRGRTPKAEATPTEEKKEESKEEKKKEAQKAGWFGGWFGGKKKDESGPSYTRANLGDETSMVYDPDQKRWIVKGAKAAPSARSTPPPPPRAQTASPAAGRATPPPGGSAPPSRLAMGAPSRLSLSGPSGPPSGPPSGPPSSLPSAPSRGPPRSAPPGASLDDLLSRPSSGRPASAAAKKKRAGNKYVDVFQG; encoded by the exons ATGAGCCAACAGCCGGCACCTGCCGATCCGGCTGGCAAGGCCGTAGGCAGCACTCAAGGCGGAGTGGCATCCTCAGCACCGGCTGCGGGCAATGTCCTTCCCACACCCCCTGGGCAAGCGACTGGAGCCTCCAGgaacaagaagaagaagaagaagagaaaGGGAGCGCCCTCGATCTCTGTGCCAGCCGACAACGTccgtgacgacgacgcagaGGATGACACCGGCCCTTCCGCGCCTGTTACGGGCGCCAGCGAGACCTttggcgccgtcgcccgTGCCGAGTCCACGTTCGACTTCTCaccccgcctcctctcgccTGAAGCTGAGGTTCCCACTGTCTCTGAAACGACCCCGGCCATGATGGGTGTTCCTGCAGTCGATACTATCCAGGGCGCCGATTTGTTTGcagacgacggcgagaaggcCGCCGTCCTGGGCGACACACGCTCCGACCTTGCTCCTGGGGCATCTGCCGACGTGGAGGCCGCTTCCAAGATCTCCAAGACGGTGGAGCCCATCTCAGCGCAGTTCCTTGCAGGCGTGTCGACGTTCCCCTCCAACCCGGCCAACGACTTTGAGGAAGGCGCGTTCAAAAGCACCTCGGGCGTCGACACGTCGATGGACACCGCTGTCGAGGCGACGGGCAAGGAGCACGCCGAGAACATGGAGGCGGGCCACGCTCCCTCGGATAAACTGCCATCGGCGTCTTCGGAGCCGGCAGGTGCCACCCCTCAACAGGCTGCCGCGCCTCCCATGCGCAGCAGCCAGCCGTGGATGCCACCTGCGGAGAGCGCAGTCGAACCCATGATCCCCGCAGGAGTCGAGTCGATCGCGTTCGAGGTTCCGACCGTTGACGACGTTCTCGATGGTAGCACCGACATTGCTGTGGCTCGCACCGACGGCGTACCTGTTCCCGAGATGCCCAAGGAACTAGGGGGCGCGTCTGCGCTGTTCGCTGACGAAGCCGAGACCGAGCAGTTCCTTCCGGAAGGCCCACCGTTGGAGACGTTCCCGGCCGACTACCCAGCCGCGGCCCTCTCGCCAGGACACAAGCAACGAATGCGCTCCGAGGCACACCAGCAGATGATGCCaacggcggaggaggtcgtACCAATGGTTCCCTTGGAAGTTGAGTCGATCGCGTTCGAGGGTCCGACcaccgacgacgtgctcgatGGTAGCACCGACACTGTAGAGGCGCAGGCCGACGGCGTGACAGTGCCCCAGCTGCCCAAGGAGCTCGGACGTGCGTCTGCGTTGTTCGCGGACGAAGCTGAGACCGAGGCGTTTCTCCCGGACGGTCCACCATTGGAGACCTTCACTCCAGATTACCCACCTGTCGCACCGACATCGCAGCCGAAAACGGATGGCAACAGCCAgacatcctcgtccacgcACGCACTCTTCGCAGGTGACGGCGAATACACCGCATTTGACGTCGGGACTGCCGGCTATGGGGAGGCGGCCCAGCTCGACTTGAGCGAGTCGAAAGAAGGGGTAAGCCCGCGGAAGGAGACGGGCGCGGCATCGAGCCTCTTCGTGGACGAGACTGGGACTGGCGCGTTCTTGCCGGAAGGTGACGATGTTCCAACATTTGAGCCAGACTATCCTCCGGTCGCGCCTTCATTTGCTGCATCGCACAGGGCCACCGCACCGACCGGGAAAGACCCAGCCCCTGTTGCGAACGCTCGGCCCTCGGAAGCGTCAGCTGTCGAGCAGACGGATAACAAGAAGCCCATACCCGCATTGCCGACCATGTCCTCAGGccagcccctcctcgctggcgaggcggagTCGATCGCGTTCGACATCCCCACCTACACCGATGTTGCTGAGGGCGATGTGGATGTTGGAGAGGCCCGACAGGAGGGCGTTCACACTCCCCAAATCCCGACCCAGCTGGgagccgcctcggcgctctTCGCtgacgaggcggagacggaggcGTTTCTCCCCGAGGGTGACGATCTGCCCACCTTCGAACCGGACTTCCCTCCTGCTGTTGTCGGTTGGGTGACCGAGGCAGACAAGCTCTCCCAGTCCAAGCCCTCCCAGATCCCACGCGCGCAGGCCCTCTTCgctgaggacgagccgTCTTCGTTCGGCATTCAGCTCTCGCActacgaggaggacgtacCGTCGACCACTGAAGCGTCAAAGCCGGCCGCGAATGTGTCGGCAGCAGCTCTGTTTGCAGACGATGAGGAATCTGAGTTTGAGATCGGACAGCCGGCAGGGGATCAGGACAAGGCGCCCGTGAGCATGGACCCCATTCCTGGTGCCACCTCGGCTCGAGCCGTGGCTCAGCCGGCGGATTCGTCTGCTGTGGGCAATCAATTCATCCAGAGCATGTTTTCAGCGGATAACGCACACGACTGGTTTGTCGACACCGGCATTGACGACACGCAGGATCTTGGCCGCGCCGAccaggagaaggacgagccCATGttggacgccgaggagctcgagtaTGACGAGTCGCAAGTTCCCCAGGGATGGTTTGACGACAATGGCGAGTTCCAGTGGTACACTGAGGAGGAACGTACCGACGTACGTACCTCCATGATTGCGGATGGGAGCCTGTTGggcaagcccaaggccaagtcCTCCGATGTCTTCGGCGTGGTTGCTCCCCCAGAACCGCCAAAGCAGGCGACGGAGCCTGAGGCTACCAATCCGTACGAACCTGCTGTGTACAAACCTCCGGAGAGCCCGACCGGCTCGTACTTCCGCCAACAACCAACGTCGGCAGCtccgacctcgtcgatcaTCACCCCagcgctcgcggccgtcTCCCCCTATGCCCCAGCGACATCCCCTTATGCCCCAGCCGCACCTGCGGGCCCGAGTGCCTATGTCCCTGCGGCAACATCTCCTTACGCGCCGGCACAGCCGTATGGTGCGGCCGCGCCAACAGCATTCGACCCCTACGCTCCtgcggcctcctcgatcgcAGGATACGGGACAGCGGCGTACAGCAACACTGTCCCGGCTGTGTCGCAGGTTCCAAAACCCGCACCACCAGAGGCCCCTAAGCGGATGAAGTCGACCGCGTACGACCCTCCACTCCGTCAAGCCAAGAGCTTTGTGGGGCGTCCCAAGTCGACCGCGCCTCCAGCCCCCGCCTACACGGCGCCTATGGTCAGTGAGGCGccaccagcgcctcctcctggtCCTCCCAAGCGTTCCCAGACCGAACACGGTGCGGCTTCGATGCTATCGCCACCTATGCCGTCGATGCCGAGCCTGCCCAGGTCTTACTCCGCTGCCGAGCCTATAACGAACCCTTACGACCCGCAGCCCGTCGCGGCCTACGAACCCGCGAGTTACGCGGCGACCGACAGATCGCTCTCACCCCCGATGCAGGCGCCTCCGCGCCCGTCGACTGCGTCGGCCGCGCATCCACCGAAGCCAACATCGTTTGATCCACCGCTTCGCCCGACATCGTCACGTCCACCGTCGCGCCACGCATCACGCCCCACCTTCCAGCAACCGCCTATGACGAGCCCGTTCCCCTCTACCGAGGCGGCTCCCCCAGTGCCAGCTATTCCCTCGCAGTAtgcacctcctcccaagGGTGTGGCACCGCCCACGGCGCCAGGTGTGGCCCAGCAGCCCATCattcctccgcctcgtgGCCCATCTCGTGGTGCttctcgctctcgcgctGGGTCACCAAAGTTCGAGAAGTTCGAGGCACCCCCGCCTGTCCCGGCCATTCCGGCTGGCTTTAGTCACCCTCCGCGTGCAGCATCCCCTCATGCGGCGCGCACCCCACCAACAGCAACCCACAGCCCGCCGTTGCGCACCCGCACCCCGAttggcgcgccgccgagagTAACGTCGCCCCTCAAGAATGAGCTACGACCAGACGAGTCACCCAAACGACAAGCCATTTCGATGCTTGAGGAATTCGACCCCGAGGGCGGTGCAGGCGTCTGggacgagggtgagagtGCGTGGAgccagccgccgcctgtGCACTCGACTCCGAAGGGCGTGGTGCACGACGACTCGCTCGCGTTAACGGGCTCGCCTCAGCTGGGGTATGAGTCGGTGTCGCTCGTCTCGGAGACTGATGCGAATGAGTCGATGCAAGCCACCGATGACGACACATCCAAGACGCCTGTCGCGCGTCGTGTCGAGAACCCATATGCTCTCGGCGCGTCTCACCACCCGATGCCGCCAaacgcgtcgtcggtcACGCAGgctgccgcgctcgcgaggGCAGCTGCCTCTTCCAGCCCCCTcacgcctcgccctccccttcAGCGTGTGCCCAGCACCGCATACGAGCAGCCGCCACCTTTGGGAATGCCCTTCGAGCCGGTCAAGCCGTCTCTTCCCCTCAATCCTTATGCTCCTCCGCCCGCGGAAGGGTATAGCCCGTACAGCCCTCCAAGTTTGCAGAAGCCGCCTGCCGCGCTCACCAGTCCCAAGGAGCCAGTATCGCAATACATTCCCGGTAGCCCTAAGAAGACCACGCCGTTCccgtcgacgcgccgcgAGTCAACCGAGATGCCCAGGCTGCGCCATCAGCACACGGTCAGCAATCCTTACgggccgtcgccgtcgcaTACCCGCGACAACTCGGTTCAGGACCCGTACAATCCGTACGCATCGTCGCAGCCCGCTAACCCATACTCGCCGTCGGCACCATCGCAACCCAAGACGCACAGTCGTCAGTCGTCTGCACAGGAGCCGTACAACCCGTACGCTCCGACGTCAGCGAAGACGGACGCGTATTGTCCCGCGACGCAGAACAAGTCGGACACGTACAGCCCTTACTCGCCCAACGCGCTGCAGAGGCAGGACTCGTTGAGCCACTACGGCGGCAATGACTTCAACCCGTATACGCAGAACAAGGTGCCCCCTCCGCAGTCCTTGGGCAGCTTCATGACCTCGCCACCTGTTACGGGAAGCCAACTGCCAATTGCGACTGGCCAATCAGCGTACGACCCTTACGCGCCGACAACCTTCGCCGCCCCGAGCAACGACTTATACTCGCCAGGTTTGGACAGTTTCGGACAGCGTGCGGTGTCACCTCCGCAGCCCAACTACTTCCAGTCGATGGGCCCATTGGACCCGACGTACGTCCCCCAGCAGGTACTGGAACAGCGTCCGGTCTCCGAGGACCCGCTTGGTCGCTGCGCGCCCGACGCACATAACATCCCCCTCGCCGTGTTCGGCTTTGGCGGCGTGCTCATCACCAAGTTCCCCGGTACGGCGGACGACTCGGCTGACGCCCCGTCGTACGGATACGCGTCGCACCGCGGCCTGGTCACTATTCGCCCAGTTGCTGAGGTTGCTGAGATCAGTGCGTTATCGACCAACGCGGTGCCTTTTCCGGGCCCGCTGGTATTCGACCCCGCCACAACCaagggcgcggcgggggaCAAGAAGCGCCGCGATGCTGTGCTGTTGTAcctctcggcgcgctccgaggagatcgagcgTGGGTTGCCATACCTCAAGTcgaacgcgagcgcgaagcggcgtgacgaggaggccaagctcgtcatGATGCGCATTCTGACGGCGctggtcgagggcgacgggcGGCTGTTTGGCACGCccaaggcggaggaggcacTCCGGGCCGCGCTGCAGCCACCCGTCACGGTGCATCCGGTGCCGTCGTTGAACGGCCTGGACAAGAagcgcgcgtcggcggcggcgcccACAAAGTCACAGTTCCAGCAGCTGTCAAGCATGGTCCTCGCTGgcgacaagaaggacgcGGCTCTGTTTGCTGCAAACTCTGGTCTCTGGGCGCACGCGCTTGTGCTGTCCAGCGCTGTCGGACCGGACCTTTGGCACGATATCGTGTCGCGCTTCTCAAAGGCTGAGCTCAGCCACGATCCCGAGACCGCTGGCCTGCAATCGGCTTACTCCATCTTTGGCGGTATTACGCCCGAAACGATCGATGACCTCTTCACGGCGGCCAACATCACCGGCGACCCGAGTGCAGACCGCTGGCGCGAGGTGGTCGCTGGTGTGCTCTTCAACAGCAAGCCGACGGACCTTGTCTGCTTTGATGATCTCGGCGCACGCTTCCAGCGCGCCGGTCTCGCCAATGCCGCGCACGTGTGCTTCCTCCTGTCGCCCAACTCGCCGTTTAGCGACATGTCGCCGACGGCCAACGAGCGGCtggtcaagctcgtcgacaacgCCAGAGACGAAGACGGCGCGATCTTCGCCGAGATCGCCGAGTACGCGCGCAGCCTTGTGCCGACGCCAAAGGGCGCCGAGGCTCCGCACGCAAGCCTCCTCCAGCTGATGCCCATTAAGCTGGCCCGCGCGTGGCGCGCCgcggagctcggcgagatcgagcaGGCCAAGCGCTACTGTGAGGCTATCGAGGCCTCGGCCAGACCGACCAAGCACTCGAGACTGATGATCCCGCGTCACGTCGCGGCGAGCATGGAGGACTTGCTCGAGCGGCTCACTGGCGAGCCGTCTGCATCACCCGCCAAGGGGCTCAGCATGCGCAAGAGCAACAAGTCTCTCGGTTCGTGGATCGAGGGCCGCCTCACCAAGTTCATCGCTGGTGAAGAGGAGCAGCCGGCTGCCAAGCTGGTCCCTGAGCCCAAAGAGGGCATCCCTGTCGGGCCCTTCAGCCACTTTgcgtccatctcgccagGCCCCAGCGCTGCCCCAAGCGCGGACGCCAGCAGAGCCGGATCCCACGTAGAACCCGACTATCCCCCAACAGCGTCCTCGTACGACTCGACGTACCAACCTGAAACGTCGAGCTACCAACCgtggggcgaggaggacagcAGTACACCCCATGCCGACGATAGTGAGCTCATCAACCCAATGGCCAACATGTCGCTCGGCCCTGGCCCGGTGCCGCAAGACGACTACAAGCCAGTCCCGAAGCCGGCTGCgtttgacgaggacgaggacgacatggGCTTTGGCAATTCGTCACTGAGCCGTGGGCGCACGCCGAAGGCTGAAGCGACGCCAAcagaggagaagaaggaggagtccaaggaggagaagaagaaggaggcaCAAAAGG CAGGGTGGTTCGGTGGTTGGTTCGggggcaagaagaaggacgagtCGGGGCCCAGCTACACGAGAgccaacctcggcgacgagaccAGCATGGTATATGACCCCGACCAGAAGCGCTGGATCGTCAAGGGTGCCAAGGCAGCGCCTTCAGCGCGGTCGACgcctcccccacctccgCGTGCACAgaccgcctcgcccgcggCGGGGCGCGCAACCCCACCACCTGGCGGCTCAGCTCCACCGTCGCGACTGGCAATGGGCGCTCCATCTAGATTGTCGCTCAGCGGTCCCTCCGGTCCACCTTCAGGGCCACCTTCTGGCCCGCCCTCCAGCCtgccgtcggcgccctcgcgcgGCCCACCGCgttccgcgccgcccggtgcgtcgctcgacgacctcctctcccgTCCGTCGTCGGGACGGCCTGCATCAGCTgcggcgaagaagaagcg